In the Desulfuromonas sp. DDH964 genome, GGTCTTGCCGGTGGCGTTATGGCAGTTGGCGCAGTCAAGCTTGGCGCTGTCCTTCCAGTCGCCAGCCGCGGCTGCGTTGACCAAATGGCAGTTATTGGCGCAACCGCCGGAGGCGCCATCATAAACGACAGTATCATCAACGGCCCCGTCAATATGGGTTGTTGCAGTTTCGGCGGTGTGGCATTCGGCGCACGCGTTGGCGACAAAGACGGTGTTGGCAATATGGACGTCATGGCGACCGGTCGCCGGCGCGTAGCCGTGGCAGATGGTGCAGTCGTCAGCACTGCTGGCAGCGCGACCCCAGACCGGGGTGGCGACGGCGGCGCCAAGACCATCCGTATGGCAAAGGGTGGTCGAGCAGCCGTTGGCCACGAGGTTGTTGAAATCAATCGCTGCGGCAAAGTCAACCGCGCCATTGCGATGGGCATTGGAGGCCGGCAGCGTATCGTGGCAATCGGCGCAACCGACGGTCTTGCCGAAGGTGGTCGGGACAGTGGCAGCGAGGTGCGAGGTGTGGCTGCCGGTGGCCGGGTCGGTTTCGCTGTGACAGAAGGCGCAGCCGACCGCGTTGGCCACGGTCCACTCGGCGCTGTAGGTGCTGGCCGAGGGGTTGTGGCAGGCGATATTATTACAGGTGGCGTTAGTGCCGGCACTGGTCGGATCGACGCCGGTAGAGCCAAGGGCGGTTGCGTCGAGGGTCGCCTCGTAAGCAATGGCGGCAGCCATCCCCTGGACCTTGGCGAGCTCAGTGGCCCCGGTCCGATCGGTGATGTGGGTGGTGTCGGTCGGCAGCGTCCCGTGGCAGTCAGTACAGACGGCGTTGGCGGCGAAGTGGGTGCTGTGGCTGCCGCTCAGGGCGTTGGCGTCAGCATTGTTGCCGGCCAGGGTCGGGGTGGCCGACTCGTAATGGCAGGCGTCGCAGCCAAGGGCAGTGTCGGTCCAGGCGGCGCTCAATCCGCTGGTGCCGTTGTGACAGGCGCTGGCGCAGGTGGAGCCGTTGTAACCGACGGTGGTCGCAAGGATGGTGGCCCGACCGGAGGCGTTGCTGTGGTTGAGGCTGTTCCCCTGGTCGGTGGTGGTGTTGTAGGTATAGCTGGCGGCGCCGGTGTGGCAGAACTCACAGGCGCTGCGATCGGCGGTGTCAAAAATCTTGCCGCCGGCATCGGCGAGGAAAGAGTCGGGCGCATGCAGGGCATGGGCGGCGGTATTGGGCGGGAAGCCATGGCAGCTGTCGCAGGAGTCGCCGCCACCGACGGCAAAGGCGTTAACCGGGTTGGTGTGCGAGAGGTGGCAGCTGAAGCAGTCGGCCCCTTCGTTGTGGGCGATGCCGCTATTGGTCTTGTTGTTGTGCTGGTTGGTCTGGTTGGCTGCCGTGTGGCATGTGGCGCAGATGTCGTCGCCGTTGGCGGCGTCGATTTCGTCGTAGGAATTGGCGCCGGTGGTGGCGGAGAAGACCACCGTGCCGCTGAAGGCAGTCGAAGTCGCCTTGACCATGTAGATGTTGCTGCTACCGTGGGGATCGTGGCAGGTCACGCAGGTACTGCCCTGGTGGCTGACAAGGGCGCCGTGGCAGGAACCGCAGGAGAAGGCGGGCTGGAGACGCTTATCGCCGGTACCACCGGTGAGGTGGCCACCCTGGGTCTTGTCGTGACAAGCGAGGCAGTCGAGGGCAGCGGCAGGGTTGCCGCTGACGTTGTAGGTGCCCGTCGCTTTGTTGTGGCCACCGCTGAGAGCAGTCGACTTGTCAACAACTCCGGCCATGGTGGAGAGGGTACCAGTGTGACAGGTCGCGCAATCCACGGAAGTGGGAATGTTCCAGTTGGGCTCGGGCTCGCTGCCATCGACACCGTGGCAGCTGTCGCATACCGAGCCCTGGAGATTGGCAACCATGCTGATAGCGCCATCGATATGGTCAGCGCTGTTGGTACCGGCATGGGTATGGCAGACATCGCAGGAGAGCTTCGGCCCGTCAGCATCGGTGACGTGTTTGGCATGGGCACCGGTGGCCGGAGCAGGGCTGGTCCCGCCATCGTTATGACAGAGGGTACAGGTGGTCATCGCCGCGTTGTTGCCGTTATCCCAGTCCGGAGTGATGTAGTTGCTTTTACCATCCGAGTGGCAGTAGGCGGTCTGGCAGGTGCCATCGGTAGCGTAGGTAATCGACCCGGTGAGACCGGCCGCGGTGAGGTCGCCGACCACATCCTTGTTACCATCAACGTGGATGCCGCCGATCGCCGTGGTCACCAGGGCGGTAGCGCTGGTAGCGGTGGAATTGTGGCAGACCGCGCAGGAATAGGTTCGATCGAGGATGGCATTGGCGGTGGCGCCACCAAGATGTTTCTGGTGAGCGGCCGAGTTGCCGGCATTGTTCATGGAGGTGGCGTCGTTGCCGTGGCACGCCTGGCACTCGGTCACGGTGCCGATGATAGCCCCGGCCCCTCCGGCCCAAACCGGTGCAGCGGCGTAGGCAATGGAACCGACCCGCGGAGCACCGTTACTGTGGCAATAGACGGCCGAACAGGAACCGGAGCCAGCCGTATTGTAAATCGGGTTCGGGGAACTGATATTGGTCGGCGCGGGGAGCAAACCAATCGCGTTATTGAGGACCTGCTGGAAGGTGCCGCCGTCGTGGTTGCCGGCGCCAGGAAGGTCGGTCAGTTTGCCGGAATCGACACCGTGGCAGACCTGGCAGCCATATTTGTACTGGTTGGGTCCGCCATTGGCGTGAGCGGCGTGAGGCGTGGTGTTCTCGGCCTTGAACACTCCGGAAGTGGAGTAGTTGTTGCCGGTGTTCTGGGTGCTGTGTGCATACCCGCCGGAGGTGACACTGCCATCGGCATCAAGATAAGGGGCGTAACCGTGGCAGGAACCGCAACCGGGACCGAAGGAGCCACTGGCCTGGTCATGGCTGTGGCAGCTGGCGCAGGCGAGGCTGGTGTCATGGGCGGGAACCGCCGCAAGGTCGTGACAGGAGAGACAGATAGCACCGTTGACACCGGTACCATTGTCATAGTTGGTCATGGTCGTCGGGTCGGCAGTGTAATCAAGAAAAACATCGCCATTGACATCAGCCATCGGGGAAGTCGGGAGACGGATCTTCTTTTTCAGCATGAAATAGTTGGCGCTGCCGGTGGCTGTGTACTCATGGCCACCATGGCAGACCATACAACCCAGAGGTGTCGTAGCCATGCCATGTCCCTTGTAGGTATGGCAGGCCTGGCAGAGGCTGTCACCGAGAGCCGGGCTCCCATTGTCGGGACCGTTCCCCTTGAGGAGACGACCGTCGCCGGCGCCGCCACTGCCAAAGCTGTCGACGGTCGTAGCATCGGAATCGACATAGTGAACCCCGTGGCAGGTGGAACAGGAGACCTTGCCATTGGCATCGAGGAGAATGGCGGAATTATAGATATTAGTGATCGGCTGAAATCCGGGAGCAGCCGGATTATAGGCAACGTTAACCGGATGGGTCATGAGGCCGTGAGCAGGGGTTTTGTCAAAGCCGACATGGCAGGCCTTGCACAGCTGGTCGGTCGAAGTGATCCCCACCGGGTAGAGCTTGGGATTGGTAGCGCTGTCACCATGCGGGTTGTGACAACGGGTACAGGTCACCTTGCCGGTCGAAGTGCCATAACGCGAGTAGAAACCAGGATAGGTGGCCGAAGAGGGCGCCTGGGCCCCGGCCTGGGGAACCACATCGGTCGGTGCCGCCCAGTTATGGGAACTGCCAGGGAACCCGGCGACACCATGCCCATAAAGGTTGCTCGCCTCCTGGGGAAGCATGCCTTTGCTCGGCGTAATGGTCTGGCCGGTGCTGAAGACATGTGTTTGAGTGGGGCTATTATGGCACTGGCGACAGACCTGCGCCGTCAGGTCCGTAAAAGAGACCCCGGCAATATGGCAGGTCTTACACTCAAACGCATGGACAGCCACCGCCTGGGAAGTTCTTGGCAAAAGGACCAACACCGCCAATACGAAGCAGGCTGCCAGTATCTTCGATCTCATGGGCACACTCCTAACAGGACCAAGAATCATTAAACCCGTAAACTACAGTCATATTTAATGAAAGTCGTCTTTACTTGTTATGGCAGGCCAGGCACAGGGCGCTGCCGGTATTCGGCCGAATCAAAAACGGCCGGTAAGCAGTGTTGGTGATGTAATCGACGTGCGGGTCGTGGCAGGAGGAACATTCGACCCGGTGATCAGCACCGAAAAACCGCACTCCTTCACCCTGCCAGCCCAGGGCGCTGGTGATGTCCACGGTGGTTCCAACCGACCGCAACTGGCCGACCCGGGCCCCGCCAGGCTGATAAATGGCGTCCCCCAGCACTGAATCGTAACTGAAGGAAATGGGATGATCGTCGCTGAGGTCCGTGCCAAGATTGGGACCACCTGCACCGAGGTTGATGATGTGAGTATCGGTAGGATCGCCCATCATGACAAAGGTAGTCTCCGGGATTCCGATATCGTTGCTGGTATTGAGCAGGTGATTGACGGAAATGGTGCCATCGTGACAGGAGAGACAGAGCAGCGACTCGTCGTTAACCGGTCGGCTCGCCGAGAGTCCCTGCAAATAACTGGAGAGGGTCACGCTGTTGTACTGGGTGTAGGTCGAGGCGCCTGGCAGGCTGCGGTTCCAGAGCGGCCCGGTGGTGTTGCCGCCGTGCGGCGTATGACAGAAAATGCAGACCTCATCCTCGTTGGTCGCGTAGGATGCCATCCCAGCCACGGGCCCGGTAGTCGACAGATTGTGCCAGGTATTAGCCACACCGGCCGTTCCCTTGGCAAACGCCAGCCCGGAACACAGCAACAGCAAACAACCCGAAACGACAAGTCCTGATACCAGTTTTTTCATTTATTTATTCCCTGACCATAAGTTAATAAATTAAAACCTTGAAATTTAGTTGCTGGCACGTCCCAATACCTGCCGGCCCTATAATTAATCGTGGTCCTTGTCCTTGTCCTTGTCCTTGTCCTTGTCCTTGTCCTTGTCCTTGTCCTTGTCCTTGTCCTTGTCCTTGTCCTTGTCCTTGTCCTTGTCCTTGTCCTTGTCCTTGTCCTTGTCCTTATCCTTGTCCTTATCCTTGTCCTTATCCTTATCCTTATCCTTGTCCTTATTCTCGCCCTTAAACTGGCCACCGGCCAGATCGAGAATATTAAGCAGTTCGGTTGTTTCGGTGCTGGTTGCAACAGTTGCCAAAACAGTCCGAATGGCGCGATCGGCACCTTCCACACTGAGCTG is a window encoding:
- a CDS encoding CxxxxCH/CxxCH domain c-type cytochrome; its protein translation is MRSKILAACFVLAVLVLLPRTSQAVAVHAFECKTCHIAGVSFTDLTAQVCRQCHNSPTQTHVFSTGQTITPSKGMLPQEASNLYGHGVAGFPGSSHNWAAPTDVVPQAGAQAPSSATYPGFYSRYGTSTGKVTCTRCHNPHGDSATNPKLYPVGITSTDQLCKACHVGFDKTPAHGLMTHPVNVAYNPAAPGFQPITNIYNSAILLDANGKVSCSTCHGVHYVDSDATTVDSFGSGGAGDGRLLKGNGPDNGSPALGDSLCQACHTYKGHGMATTPLGCMVCHGGHEYTATGSANYFMLKKKIRLPTSPMADVNGDVFLDYTADPTTMTNYDNGTGVNGAICLSCHDLAAVPAHDTSLACASCHSHDQASGSFGPGCGSCHGYAPYLDADGSVTSGGYAHSTQNTGNNYSTSGVFKAENTTPHAAHANGGPNQYKYGCQVCHGVDSGKLTDLPGAGNHDGGTFQQVLNNAIGLLPAPTNISSPNPIYNTAGSGSCSAVYCHSNGAPRVGSIAYAAAPVWAGGAGAIIGTVTECQACHGNDATSMNNAGNSAAHQKHLGGATANAILDRTYSCAVCHNSTATSATALVTTAIGGIHVDGNKDVVGDLTAAGLTGSITYATDGTCQTAYCHSDGKSNYITPDWDNGNNAAMTTCTLCHNDGGTSPAPATGAHAKHVTDADGPKLSCDVCHTHAGTNSADHIDGAISMVANLQGSVCDSCHGVDGSEPEPNWNIPTSVDCATCHTGTLSTMAGVVDKSTALSGGHNKATGTYNVSGNPAAALDCLACHDKTQGGHLTGGTGDKRLQPAFSCGSCHGALVSHQGSTCVTCHDPHGSSNIYMVKATSTAFSGTVVFSATTGANSYDEIDAANGDDICATCHTAANQTNQHNNKTNSGIAHNEGADCFSCHLSHTNPVNAFAVGGGDSCDSCHGFPPNTAAHALHAPDSFLADAGGKIFDTADRSACEFCHTGAASYTYNTTTDQGNSLNHSNASGRATILATTVGYNGSTCASACHNGTSGLSAAWTDTALGCDACHYESATPTLAGNNADANALSGSHSTHFAANAVCTDCHGTLPTDTTHITDRTGATELAKVQGMAAAIAYEATLDATALGSTGVDPTSAGTNATCNNIACHNPSASTYSAEWTVANAVGCAFCHSETDPATGSHTSHLAATVPTTFGKTVGCADCHDTLPASNAHRNGAVDFAAAIDFNNLVANGCSTTLCHTDGLGAAVATPVWGRAASSADDCTICHGYAPATGRHDVHIANTVFVANACAECHTAETATTHIDGAVDDTVVYDGASGGCANNCHLVNAAAAGDWKDSAKLDCANCHNATGKTLFTGFPPAVGAHQAHTDNTAYVTGANCTDCHNNNSTTHSAIDGAVTAPTLGAKITTYNAGTGTCANSCHGGSANFTTSTPAPGCTDCHSGSYIGGGANLPASGLHNVTPTVSGQRHNESLSGGCAACHTTVAAQATHINGTLTGGVGQTTQMGLAAFYTQSADNTGTCATTTCHTTLSDDWAHKWNSSANFYTTATTACAGCHGDWSQTWNGGVIHRTSAGTQSMHGTGTTYQCKDCHGLEATSGNYTFAFGSNDWGGTSKHGNATIEVNSAGSYNETSGLCQTCHATADGTHNFADTAWTIAAVVGDSINATCGSCHSGGKSTTGSSGAHDQHGASLADETTCYPCHGDNAGAGYSVYTGNHNTGNVDLVGVTYSTATRNDVTGTCLTSGCHNKSTGTDPSTAWNTNALACDDCHYYATGTTPTAAGNTAATTALSADHGNHFGTGGIFACATCHGTDPTDTTHITGTTLLERTNPVQNNATVTITGWNGTDSCNNAACHNPSGTTYSATWMVSTASCTLCHSATDPGTGSHDEHMGATTTFGLAVSCASCHGTLPVSNAHLNNTVNLLAGMNYTPAATDVLGTLGKCSTSTCHNNGTAAATPVQTPTWNTASANCSICHEGTPTSNKHGVHLASTNYVTGSCGDCHTAANTATHINGTRNLANKVTSATLAANGTCATTCHAVVDGRDWTAGPTLDCADCHNASGKTLYTASGAGGWPNTSNKHSAHTGSNSLPQTGANDCFACHNGTVDNAGAIIGGGSHLNGSFDVAFNTTYAYENLAAGKSGTGASTTCSNIRCHSGVTTPTWAAASTISCGKCHNTGGTGPLPSGSVAGSHAKHANNDGDFADCASCHTGANSYSATGGAANHQNLTVNIGVGFTYTDGNGAAGVNYSGDGVDNGTCATSCHGASSPNWGSAGSVTCTSCHNNGTDDGVLANAVPAATATIHTTHNNANNAYVPSDCDACHGAGAQTATHSGHINGSATVANKIASYTSATGTCSNNCHNVTDGRDWTSGTSLACSDCHIGGGVKDLDFSASPPTSANHPAHVATMDSSYGSVTRKADGTGYDFACGQCHQGTHLNNVVGEIAAGVNYSGGSCSTNACHNNGQGAAPAENPSWTLGFSAGDICSKCHGNTPTTAAHTVHAVGIHASDLYTGTTGLQSASATAPSAHGDGATSTVISCNSCHNSTVNDWFNANNPACASCHTTGGTGGDQALVITGYNSHVNGNNDVVFQNIAVKSRAQVRDDITSVTDLSASWTRPNGYKANNSYDLAKVNLTSASYVSGSGTCSNVACHNGNAATWATPQNNCQACHTGLPK
- a CDS encoding cytochrome c3 family protein, translating into MASYATNEDEVCIFCHTPHGGNTTGPLWNRSLPGASTYTQYNSVTLSSYLQGLSASRPVNDESLLCLSCHDGTISVNHLLNTSNDIGIPETTFVMMGDPTDTHIINLGAGGPNLGTDLSDDHPISFSYDSVLGDAIYQPGGARVGQLRSVGTTVDITSALGWQGEGVRFFGADHRVECSSCHDPHVDYITNTAYRPFLIRPNTGSALCLACHNK